The proteins below are encoded in one region of Shimia isoporae:
- the rpsE gene encoding 30S ribosomal protein S5 produces the protein MAERENRRGRGRNREEEAPEFADRLVAINRVSKTTKGGKNFGFAALVVVGDQKGRVGFGKGKAKEVPEAIRKATEQAKRQMIRVPLREGRTLHHDMEGRHGAGKVVMRTAPEGTGIIAGGPMRAVFEMLGVKDVVSKSIGSQNPYNMIRATIDGLKKEASPRQVAARRGKKVADILRKDEAPAEAADA, from the coding sequence ATGGCAGAACGTGAAAATCGCCGGGGCCGCGGTCGCAACCGCGAAGAAGAAGCTCCGGAATTCGCTGATCGTCTCGTTGCGATCAACCGTGTTTCGAAAACCACCAAAGGTGGTAAGAACTTTGGCTTCGCAGCTCTGGTAGTTGTCGGTGACCAAAAAGGCCGCGTCGGTTTCGGCAAAGGTAAAGCGAAAGAGGTCCCTGAGGCCATCCGCAAAGCCACCGAACAAGCCAAACGTCAAATGATCCGCGTGCCGCTGCGCGAAGGTCGTACCCTGCACCACGACATGGAAGGCCGTCACGGCGCCGGTAAAGTGGTTATGCGTACCGCGCCTGAAGGTACCGGTATCATCGCAGGTGGTCCTATGCGTGCCGTTTTCGAAATGCTCGGCGTCAAAGACGTTGTTTCGAAATCCATCGGTTCGCAGAACCCCTACAACATGATCCGCGCAACCATCGACGGTCTGAAAAAAGAAGCCAGCCCTCGTCAGGTTGCCGCACGCCGTGGCAAGAAAGTTGCTGACATCCTGCGC
- the rplR gene encoding 50S ribosomal protein L18, with the protein MANSKRELFLKRRLRVRNKLRKVNGDRKMRLSVHRSNKNISVQLIDDRNGVTVASASTLEKDLGMVGKNNVEAATKVGAAIAERAKKAGVTEAYFDRGGFLFHGKVKALADAAREGGLSV; encoded by the coding sequence ATGGCAAACAGCAAACGGGAACTGTTCCTCAAGCGCCGCCTGCGCGTCCGGAACAAACTTCGCAAGGTCAATGGCGATCGCAAGATGCGTCTTTCGGTACACCGTTCGAACAAGAACATCAGCGTTCAGCTGATCGACGATCGCAACGGTGTCACCGTAGCCTCTGCCTCGACCCTCGAAAAGGATCTTGGCATGGTTGGCAAAAACAACGTCGAAGCAGCCACCAAGGTGGGTGCGGCGATTGCCGAGCGTGCCAAGAAAGCCGGCGTGACCGAAGCATACTTCGATCGCGGTGGTTTCCTCTTCCACGGCAAAGTGAAGGCTCTGGCCGACGCTGCGCGTGAAGGCGGCCTGAGCGTCTAA